A genomic segment from Thamnophis elegans isolate rThaEle1 chromosome 3, rThaEle1.pri, whole genome shotgun sequence encodes:
- the SEMA4D gene encoding LOW QUALITY PROTEIN: semaphorin-4D (The sequence of the model RefSeq protein was modified relative to this genomic sequence to represent the inferred CDS: inserted 6 bases in 5 codons), with protein MNVLLLHLPIYNCKTKFFDMALALYGIMSLYLGMSVALGPMPRISWEHKEVHLVHFQDPEISNYSTLLLDEDRDILYVGAREVIFALNSFNIVEKKEEVFWKVTEDKKTKCAEKGKSKQTECLNYVRVLQYLNDTLLYVCGTNAFQPICDHLNLTTFKLMGRNEDGKGRCPFDPAQSYTSVMVDGDLYSATSYNFLGSEPIISRNSLQNPLRTEYAIPWLNEPNFXFADVIRADPESLDXDDDKVYFFFTEVSVEYEFLNKLMIPRIARVCKGDQGGHRTLQKKWTTYLKARXFCSVPEKNLFFNIVMXYFILKTSNLKEPVIYGVFTPQLNMWVSSAVCAYNISTVEXVFAKGKYMQSTTVEQSHTKWLRYNGEIPKPRPGACINKEAKGENFKSTLNLPDKTLQFVKDHPLMDDSVTPIGDRPRLIKRDVKYTQIVVDQVRALNGTLYDVMFIGTDQGALHKAISYENGMHIMEEIQLFPNFDSIQTLLLSSKKGKQYLYAGSNTGVVQSPVAFCEKYSTCVDCILARDPYCGWNPHKSLCGDIFKENENNRDWIQNISGDASSCSDKVREHSLQHTFGHGSTAELKCSKKSNLAQVVWKFKDDVLKVESPKYRLLEKALLIFNLSEGDSGVYQCLSEEKVKNQKFSQVLAKHVLELKKIQHTTLSPKQPIPQTEGNREASKMASFPTERLAVHIPTIVPVTTTRIETNPLVPMLMSTASSLERTKSFLEVPEKTMFLKANDSSLLMFLFLFFFVLFLSLFAYNCYKGYLPDQCLKFRSAMLLGKKKPKADFSDCEQSVKETLVEPGSLMTQSGEHPKPAHDTGYETEADYGNGHIQHDEDHSQSYKDVKDKPFDVKCELKFADSDAEAD; from the exons ATGAACGTTTTGCTGCTGCACTTACCCATCTACAATTGTAAAACAAAATTTTTTGACATGGCTCTTGCTCTATATGGGATTATGAGTTTATATCTTGGAATGTCAGTGGCATTAGGTCCAATGCCCCGAATTTCATGGGAACATAAAG AAGTTCATCTGGTACATTTTCAAGATCCAGAAATATCTAACTACTCAACCTTGTTACTAGATGAAGACAGAGATATTTTGTATGTGGGGGCTAGAGAAGTTATATTTGCTTTAAATTCATTCAACATtgtggaaaaaaaggaagag gTGTTTTGGAAGGTAACAGAAGACAAGAAAACGAAATGTGCAGAAAAGGGCAAATCAAAACAG ACAGAGTGCCTTAACTATGTTCGTGTCTTACAATATTTGAATGATACTTTGCTCTATGTGTGTGGAACAAATGCATTTCAGCCTATCTGTGATCATCTG AATCTGACAACATTTAAGCTTATGGGGAGAAATGAAGATGGTAAAGGAAGGTGCCCATTTGATCCTGCACAAAGTTATACATCAGTCATGGTCG ATGGGGATCTTTACTCTGCAACATCTTACAATTTTTTAGGAAGTGAACCTATTATTTCTAGGAACTCACTGCAAAATCCACTAAGGACAGAATATGCAATTCCTTGGCTTAATG aaCCAAATT ATTTTGCTGATGTGATAAGAGCTGATCCAGAAAGCCTTG GAGATGACGACAAAGTGTACTTCTTTTTCACTGAGGTGTCAGTGGAATATGAATTCCTTAACAAACTGATGATTCCAAGGATAGCTAGAGTTTGTAAG gggGACCAAGGAGGACATCGaactttacaaaaaaaatggacTACTTACCTCAAGGCTC TGTTTTGTTCAGTCCCAGAGAaaaatttatttttcaacattGTCAT ATATTTTATCCTAAAGACTTCAAATTTAAAAGAACCAGTGATTTATGGGGTTTTTACTCCTCAGTT gaatatgTGGGTCTCCTCAGCAGTATGTGCCTACAATATTTCTACAGTGG GAGTTTTTGCCAAAGGAAAGTACATGCAAAGCACCACAGTTGAACAATCCCATACAAAATGGTTGCGATACAATGGAGAGATTCCTAAGCCACGGCCTGGAGCA TGTATAAACAAGGAGGCCAAAGGAGAAAATTTTAAGAGTACACTGAACTTACCTGATAAAACCTTACAGTTCGTCAAAGACCATCCTTTGATGGATGATTCTGTGACCCCAATAGGAGACAGACCCAGATTGATCAAGCGTGATGTGAAGTATACCCAGATTGTGGTGGACCAAGTCCGTGCATTGAATGGCACGTTGTATGATGTCATGTTTATCGGGACAG ATCAAGGTGCTCTTCACAAAGCAATCAGCTATGAAAATGGAATGCATATTATGGAAGAAATTCAGCTCTTCCCAAATTTTGATTCTATTCAGACTCTCTTGCTTTCTTCAAAAAAG GGAAAGCAATACCTCTATGCAGGATCCAATACAGGAGTAGTCCAGTCACCTGTTGCATTTTGTGAGAAGTATAGTACCTGTGTGGACTGTATCCTGGCAAGAGATCCATACTGTGGTTGGAATCCCCATAAATCCCTTTGCGGtgatatcttcaaagaaaatgagAATAACAG GGATTGGATTCAGAATATAAGTGGAGATGCCTCCTCTTGTTCAG ATAAAGTCAGAGAGCATTCTCTGCAGCACACTTTCGGGCATGGGAGCACTGCAGAGTTAAAATGTTCAAAGAAATCCAACCTGGCACAGGTGGTTTGGAAATTCAAGGATGATGTGCTAAAGGTGGAAAGCCCTAAGTACCGTCTTCTGGAGAAAGCATTGCTCATCTTCAATTTGTCTGAAGGTGACAGTGGTGTTTATCAATGCCTGTcggaagaaaaagtgaagaatCAAAAGTTTTCACAAGTGTTGGCTAAGCATGTTTTGGAACTGAAAAAAATCCAGCATACCACTCTGAGCCCAAAGCAGCCTATTCCACAAACAGAAGGTAACAGAGAGGCATCCAAAATGGCTTCTTTTCCTACTGAAAGGTTAGCTGTTCACATTCCAACAATTGTGCCAGTCACAACAACCAGGATAGAAACAAATCCTCTTGTCCCAATGCTAATGAGCACTGCCTCCAGTCTTGAACGCACCAAGTCGTTTCTTGAGGTCCCTGAAAAGACCATGTTTCTAAAAGCAAATGATAGTTCCCTTTTGATGtttctctttttgttcttttttgtgctGTTCTTGAGTCTGTTTGCCTACAATTGTTACAAAGGATATTTACCAGACCAGTGTCTGAAGTTCCGTTCAGCTATGCTACTTGGGAAGAAGAAGCCCAAGGCGGATTTTTCTGATTGTGAGCAAAGTGTGAAAGAGACCTTGGTGGAGCCAGGCAGTCTTATGACCCAAAGTGGAGAACATCCAAAGCCAGCACATGACACAGGCTATGAAACCGAAGCAGACTATGGAAATGGCCACATTCAGCATGATGAGGACCATTCGCAATCTTACAAAGATGTCAAGGACAAACCTTTTGATGTTAAGTGTGAACTGAAATTTGCTGACTCAGATGCTGAGGCTGATTAA